The following coding sequences lie in one Arthrobacter sp. SLBN-122 genomic window:
- the carA gene encoding glutamine-hydrolyzing carbamoyl-phosphate synthase small subunit has protein sequence MPPVESKTVKANTLTATTSAPATLVLEDGRIFRGTSYGATGTALGEAVFATGMTGYQETITDPSYARQLVVQTAPHIGNTGVNDDDAESRRIWVAGYIVRDAARRPSNWRSERSLDEELVAQGIVGIQGVDTRAITRHLREHKTMRAGIFSGEAAQATDKELVDAVLASAPMEGSRLAEEVSVDEAYVVEPKDHGWDGEPRFTIAAIDLGIKAMTPVRFAERGVRVHVLPATATLEDVKAVNPDGFFMSNGPGDPATADAQVKLLRSVLDEKLPYFGICFGNQILGRALGFGTYKLRYGHRGINQPVMDRRTGKVEITSQNHGFAVDAPLDGATQAPEARYGRVEVSHISLNDDVVEGLACLDIPAFSVQYHPEAAAGPHDAAYLFDRFIELMDGTRDGRNANLSKEPVDAAHPAGADHKNDNKTEDKK, from the coding sequence GTGCCACCAGTGGAAAGTAAGACAGTGAAAGCGAATACATTGACAGCAACCACCTCCGCTCCGGCAACACTGGTTCTCGAAGACGGGCGCATTTTCCGCGGCACCAGCTACGGCGCCACCGGTACCGCCCTGGGCGAGGCCGTCTTCGCCACCGGAATGACCGGCTACCAGGAAACCATCACCGATCCGTCCTACGCCCGCCAGCTGGTGGTCCAGACGGCCCCGCACATCGGCAACACCGGCGTGAACGATGACGACGCCGAGTCCCGGCGCATCTGGGTGGCCGGCTACATTGTCCGCGACGCAGCCCGCCGGCCCTCCAACTGGCGCTCCGAACGGTCGCTGGACGAAGAACTTGTGGCCCAGGGCATCGTGGGCATCCAGGGCGTGGACACCCGCGCCATCACCCGGCACCTGCGCGAGCACAAGACCATGCGCGCCGGCATCTTCTCCGGCGAGGCAGCCCAGGCCACGGACAAGGAACTGGTCGACGCCGTCCTGGCCAGCGCGCCCATGGAAGGTTCGCGCCTGGCCGAGGAAGTCAGCGTGGACGAAGCCTACGTTGTGGAGCCGAAGGACCACGGCTGGGACGGTGAACCCCGCTTCACCATCGCGGCGATCGACCTCGGCATCAAGGCCATGACCCCGGTCCGGTTCGCCGAGCGCGGTGTCCGCGTCCACGTGCTTCCCGCCACCGCCACTCTTGAGGACGTGAAGGCCGTCAACCCGGACGGCTTCTTCATGTCCAACGGCCCCGGTGACCCCGCCACGGCCGATGCCCAGGTCAAGCTGCTGCGCTCGGTCCTGGACGAGAAGCTGCCTTACTTCGGCATCTGCTTCGGCAACCAGATCCTGGGCCGCGCACTGGGCTTTGGCACCTACAAGCTCCGCTACGGCCACCGCGGCATCAACCAGCCCGTGATGGACCGCCGCACCGGCAAGGTGGAGATCACCTCCCAGAACCACGGCTTTGCCGTGGACGCCCCGCTCGACGGCGCCACACAGGCCCCGGAGGCACGCTACGGACGTGTGGAAGTGAGCCACATCAGCCTGAACGACGACGTCGTAGAAGGCCTCGCCTGCCTGGACATCCCGGCGTTCTCCGTGCAGTACCACCCGGAAGCCGCGGCCGGCCCGCACGACGCCGCCTACCTGTTCGACCGCTTCATCGAGCTCATGGACGGCACGCGGGACGGCAGGAACGCCAACCTTTCCAAGGAGCCCGTGGACGCCGCCCACCCTGCAGGCGCTGACCACAAAAACGACAACAAGACTGAGGACAAGAAGTAA
- a CDS encoding PH-like domain-containing protein, with the protein MDKILPGLAMLAVVAVVFVLLAIGWRNRLKRQSDVEQLPQVPAAPGAPTAVAEGQYVATTTAGDWLDRIAVHGLGIRTNATLAVFPHGVLYERSGAPAIYIPASSLTGVRQDSGMAGKFVEKDGLLVLGWTLGAHGLDTGFRTRRGADKDVLYQALQDLISSAPAAGATSGK; encoded by the coding sequence ATGGACAAGATCCTTCCCGGACTTGCCATGCTGGCGGTGGTCGCCGTCGTATTCGTCCTCCTCGCCATAGGCTGGCGCAACCGCCTGAAGCGCCAGTCCGACGTCGAACAGTTGCCCCAGGTGCCCGCCGCGCCCGGCGCGCCCACCGCCGTTGCCGAAGGACAGTACGTGGCCACCACCACGGCCGGCGACTGGCTGGACCGGATCGCCGTGCACGGGCTGGGCATCCGCACCAACGCCACCCTCGCGGTGTTCCCGCACGGCGTCCTCTACGAACGGTCGGGCGCGCCTGCCATCTATATCCCCGCATCGTCCCTCACGGGTGTCCGGCAGGACAGCGGCATGGCCGGGAAGTTCGTGGAAAAGGACGGCCTGCTGGTTCTCGGATGGACGCTCGGCGCGCACGGACTGGACACCGGCTTCCGGACCCGCCGCGGCGCCGACAAGGACGTGCTCTACCAGGCCCTTCAGGATTTGATTTCGTCAGCCCCAGCGGCTGGTGCCACCAGTGGAAAGTAA
- a CDS encoding dihydroorotase, whose translation MAGNTGTYLIQGAAILGGEPADLLVRDGIIAEIGTGLSADGATVIDAAGLVALPGMVDVHTHLREPGREDAETVETGTRAAALGGYTAVHAMANSTPVADTAGVVEQVYTLGRAAGWVDVRPVGAVTVGLAGEQLAELGAMADSRARVRMFSDDGICVHDPVLMRRALEYVKAFDGVVAQHAQEPRLTAGAQMNEGDVSAVLGLTGWPAVAEESIIARDVLLAQHVGSRLHVCHVSTAGSVEIIRWAKERGIDVTAEVTPHHLLLTDDLVRSYDPVFKVNPPLRTDADVQALRAGLADGTIDVVGTDHAPHPSEHKECEWAQAAMGMTGLETALSVVQHAMIDTGLMTWADFARVTSTAAAKIGRLGDQGRPIEAGEPANIILVDPAARWTVDPFQMATMGRNSPFKGRELPGKVMATFFKGHPTVLNGELNTPHPDSAATPAGAA comes from the coding sequence ATGGCAGGCAACACCGGAACCTACCTCATCCAAGGCGCCGCCATCCTGGGCGGTGAGCCCGCCGACCTCCTGGTCCGCGACGGCATCATCGCCGAGATCGGCACCGGCCTGAGCGCAGACGGGGCCACCGTCATCGACGCCGCCGGCCTGGTGGCCCTGCCCGGCATGGTGGATGTGCACACGCACCTCCGCGAACCGGGCCGCGAAGACGCCGAGACCGTGGAGACCGGAACGCGGGCAGCGGCCCTTGGCGGCTACACGGCCGTGCACGCCATGGCCAACAGCACCCCGGTCGCGGACACCGCCGGCGTCGTGGAGCAGGTCTACACGCTGGGCCGGGCCGCCGGCTGGGTGGATGTCCGCCCCGTCGGCGCCGTCACCGTCGGCCTGGCAGGAGAGCAGCTGGCCGAACTGGGCGCCATGGCAGATTCCCGCGCCAGGGTGCGGATGTTCTCCGACGACGGCATCTGCGTCCACGATCCCGTGCTGATGCGCCGCGCGCTGGAATACGTCAAGGCGTTCGACGGCGTCGTGGCCCAGCACGCGCAGGAACCGCGCCTCACCGCCGGCGCCCAGATGAACGAGGGCGACGTCTCCGCGGTCCTGGGCCTCACCGGCTGGCCGGCGGTGGCCGAGGAAAGCATCATCGCCCGCGACGTCCTGCTGGCCCAGCACGTCGGCTCCCGCCTCCACGTGTGCCATGTGTCCACCGCCGGCTCGGTGGAAATCATCCGCTGGGCCAAGGAACGGGGCATTGACGTCACGGCCGAGGTTACCCCGCACCACCTGCTGCTGACCGATGACCTGGTGCGAAGCTACGACCCCGTGTTCAAGGTCAACCCGCCGCTGCGCACTGATGCCGACGTCCAGGCATTGCGTGCTGGACTGGCAGACGGGACGATCGACGTTGTGGGTACCGACCATGCACCGCACCCCAGTGAACACAAGGAATGCGAATGGGCTCAGGCAGCAATGGGCATGACCGGGCTTGAAACCGCCCTGTCCGTGGTCCAGCACGCCATGATCGACACCGGCCTCATGACCTGGGCGGACTTTGCCAGGGTCACCTCCACCGCGGCCGCGAAGATCGGCCGGCTGGGCGACCAGGGCCGGCCCATCGAAGCCGGGGAACCCGCCAACATCATCCTCGTGGACCCGGCGGCACGCTGGACCGTTGACCCCTTCCAGATGGCCACCATGGGCCGCAACTCGCCGTTCAAGGGCAGGGAGCTCCCCGGCAAGGTGATGGCCACCTTCTTCAAGGGGCACCCCACCGTCCTCAACGGCGAACTCAACACGCCCCACCCGGACTCCGCCGCAACCCCCGCAGGCGCTGCCTGA
- a CDS encoding aspartate carbamoyltransferase catalytic subunit, producing the protein MKHLLSTEDLSLSNAIRILDTAEEMSAVGEREVKKLPALRGRTVVNLFFEDSTRTRISFEAAAKRLSADVINFAAKGSSVSKGESLKDTAQTLSAMGADAVVIRHWASGAPHRLAATDWIDAAVINAGDGTHEHPTQALLDAFTMRRHWARLAGTGSEGTDLKGMRVAIAGDVLHSRVARSNVWLLRTLGAEVTLVAPPTLLPVGVEKWPCSVSYDLDQTLANGVDAMMMLRVQGERMNASFFPSTREYSRRWGFDDNRLRALDDLGMTDTIIMHPGPMNRGLEISAAAADSPRSTVLAQVRNGVSVRMAALYLLLSGDTREPAAHRVPAYAAAAPSTKESN; encoded by the coding sequence ATGAAGCACCTCCTGTCCACCGAGGACCTCAGCCTTTCGAACGCCATCCGCATCCTGGACACGGCCGAGGAAATGTCGGCCGTGGGGGAGCGGGAAGTCAAGAAGCTTCCGGCCCTGCGCGGACGCACCGTGGTCAACCTCTTCTTCGAGGACTCCACCCGCACCCGCATCTCCTTCGAAGCCGCCGCCAAGCGCTTGTCTGCGGACGTCATCAACTTCGCCGCCAAGGGATCCTCGGTATCCAAGGGTGAATCCCTCAAGGACACCGCCCAGACCCTGTCAGCCATGGGCGCCGATGCCGTGGTCATCCGGCATTGGGCGTCGGGCGCTCCACACCGCCTCGCCGCAACCGACTGGATCGACGCCGCCGTCATCAACGCCGGCGACGGCACCCACGAACACCCCACCCAGGCCCTGCTCGACGCTTTCACCATGCGTCGGCACTGGGCCCGCCTCGCCGGCACTGGTTCTGAAGGGACCGACCTCAAAGGCATGCGGGTAGCCATCGCCGGTGATGTCCTGCACTCCCGCGTGGCGCGGTCCAACGTGTGGCTGCTCCGGACCCTCGGGGCGGAAGTCACCCTGGTGGCGCCCCCCACCCTGCTGCCGGTCGGCGTCGAAAAATGGCCCTGCAGCGTCAGCTACGACCTGGACCAAACCCTGGCAAACGGCGTGGACGCCATGATGATGCTCCGCGTCCAGGGCGAACGCATGAACGCGTCGTTCTTCCCCAGCACCCGTGAATACTCGCGCCGGTGGGGCTTCGATGACAACCGGCTCCGCGCCCTGGACGACCTGGGCATGACGGACACCATCATCATGCACCCCGGCCCCATGAACAGGGGCCTGGAAATCAGCGCCGCCGCCGCCGACTCACCCCGTTCCACCGTCCTGGCCCAGGTCCGCAACGGCGTGTCCGTGCGGATGGCCGCACTGTACCTGCTGCTCTCCGGGGACACCCGGGAACCAGCCGCCCACCGCGTCCCGGCTTATGCCGCCGCCGCCCCGTCCACCAAGGAGAGCAACTGA
- the pyrR gene encoding bifunctional pyr operon transcriptional regulator/uracil phosphoribosyltransferase PyrR: MTSVTSAPVPARVVLSQADIDRALTRIAHEILEANKGSRDLVLLGIPRRGYPLAVRLAEKIAAADSTVDAAAIVGQLDVTMFRDDLSHQGTRPPYPTRLPRTGIDNKVVVLIDDVLYSGRTIRAALDALVDLGRPRIVRLAVLIDRGHRELPIRADHVGKNLPTSSAEKVRVRLEETDTSDAGTPVNEVVIEGGA; encoded by the coding sequence TTGACTTCTGTCACCAGCGCACCGGTTCCAGCCAGGGTTGTCCTCAGCCAGGCGGACATTGACCGGGCCCTCACTCGTATCGCCCACGAGATCCTCGAAGCCAACAAGGGATCCCGCGACCTGGTCCTGTTGGGAATTCCCCGCCGCGGCTATCCGCTGGCTGTCCGGTTGGCCGAAAAAATTGCCGCCGCAGACTCCACCGTTGATGCCGCTGCCATAGTGGGCCAGCTCGACGTCACCATGTTCCGCGACGACCTCTCCCACCAGGGGACCCGGCCGCCGTACCCCACCAGGCTGCCCCGTACGGGCATCGACAACAAGGTTGTGGTGCTGATCGACGATGTCCTGTACTCCGGCCGCACCATCCGTGCTGCCCTGGACGCGCTGGTGGATCTTGGCCGTCCCCGCATCGTCCGGCTGGCAGTCCTGATCGACAGGGGCCATCGCGAACTTCCCATCCGGGCTGACCACGTGGGCAAGAACCTGCCCACCTCCTCCGCCGAAAAGGTCCGGGTCCGGCTCGAAGAGACAGACACCTCCGATGCCGGAACCCCGGTCAACGAAGTCGTGATCGAGGGCGGCGCATGA
- a CDS encoding PrsW family intramembrane metalloprotease has translation MPMYPQQPSSGLPDDPYRGATGPLPQQANPSWMGHVQPEHYRAAPGHQGSPMAVLVPPGAQGAALQASRTRSGLVGLTVAGGILAFMSLFLVVPFLLSNTGAGGFLIGFVASLVPLSVVLAAVHIIDRWEPEPKRLLFFAFTWGAAVSVAVTLLIQPFFVIAFQFTDEPDLQTYMATVQAPIVEEFAKSLGLLILLLAARRQFDGPVDGVVFAFTIAGGFAFTENILYFGRAIAESASPASDFAQVFFLRGVMSPFAHAIFTGTTGLIMGFAARRWHTGASIGAFFVGLLPAMFLHNRWNSMGQGFLLDYILVQVPIFLLAVGGIIFLRVAENRLTRQRLLEYSAAGWFTPAEVQLLATRGGRRTVLAWAAGSGRKRQMKQFVKAATQLANTRQRILSGRDVALHQAEERQQLQRIVSLRAAVAG, from the coding sequence ATGCCGATGTATCCGCAGCAGCCTTCCTCCGGACTCCCAGACGATCCCTACCGTGGTGCCACCGGTCCCCTGCCGCAGCAGGCCAACCCCAGCTGGATGGGGCACGTGCAGCCCGAACACTACCGCGCGGCGCCGGGTCACCAGGGCAGCCCGATGGCGGTTTTGGTGCCGCCGGGCGCCCAGGGCGCGGCCCTGCAGGCGTCGCGGACCCGCAGCGGGCTGGTGGGGCTGACGGTTGCCGGCGGCATCCTGGCTTTCATGAGCCTCTTCCTGGTGGTGCCGTTCCTGCTCTCCAACACCGGCGCCGGCGGTTTCCTGATTGGTTTCGTGGCGTCGCTGGTCCCGCTGTCGGTGGTCCTGGCCGCGGTCCACATCATCGACAGGTGGGAACCTGAACCTAAACGGCTGCTGTTCTTTGCCTTCACCTGGGGTGCTGCGGTGTCCGTTGCCGTGACCCTGCTCATCCAGCCGTTCTTTGTGATCGCCTTCCAATTCACTGACGAGCCCGACCTGCAGACCTACATGGCCACCGTGCAGGCACCCATCGTCGAGGAATTCGCCAAGTCACTTGGCCTGCTCATCCTCCTCCTCGCGGCGCGCCGGCAATTCGACGGGCCCGTGGACGGCGTGGTGTTCGCCTTCACCATCGCCGGCGGGTTCGCCTTCACCGAAAACATCCTCTATTTCGGCAGGGCCATTGCGGAATCGGCATCCCCGGCAAGCGACTTTGCGCAGGTCTTCTTCCTCCGCGGCGTTATGTCCCCGTTCGCCCATGCGATTTTCACCGGGACCACCGGCCTGATTATGGGCTTCGCTGCCAGGCGCTGGCATACCGGTGCTTCGATCGGCGCCTTTTTCGTGGGTCTGCTGCCGGCCATGTTCCTGCACAACAGGTGGAACAGCATGGGCCAGGGATTTCTGCTGGACTACATCCTGGTCCAGGTGCCCATCTTCCTCCTGGCCGTGGGCGGCATCATCTTCCTGCGGGTGGCCGAGAACCGCCTGACCCGCCAGCGGCTGCTGGAGTACTCCGCGGCCGGCTGGTTCACACCGGCCGAAGTCCAGTTGCTGGCCACCCGCGGCGGCAGGCGGACGGTCCTGGCATGGGCTGCGGGTTCGGGCAGGAAGCGCCAGATGAAACAGTTCGTGAAGGCGGCCACCCAGCTCGCCAACACCCGCCAGCGGATCCTGAGCGGACGCGACGTTGCGCTGCACCAGGCCGAGGAAAGGCAGCAGCTCCAGCGCATCGTATCCCTGAGGGCGGCCGTAGCGGGCTGA
- the nusB gene encoding transcription antitermination factor NusB, whose amino-acid sequence MSARGKARNRALDVLFEAEQRSVSAFDVLRARREKTDQVVNPYTLEIVEGVVSQQAAIDEFLETYSQGWSLERMPSVDRIILRIGTWELLYNDDVPDGVAVSEAVALAKTLSTDESPQFINGLLGRLQQLKPSLLA is encoded by the coding sequence GTGAGCGCCCGCGGTAAAGCCCGCAACAGGGCACTGGATGTTCTGTTCGAGGCGGAGCAGCGCTCTGTTTCGGCGTTCGACGTGCTTCGCGCACGCCGGGAAAAGACCGACCAGGTGGTCAACCCCTACACCTTGGAGATCGTCGAAGGCGTGGTGTCCCAGCAGGCAGCCATCGACGAGTTCCTGGAGACGTACTCGCAGGGCTGGAGCCTGGAGCGGATGCCCTCAGTGGACCGCATCATCCTGCGCATCGGCACCTGGGAGCTTCTTTACAACGACGACGTCCCGGACGGTGTGGCGGTCAGCGAGGCCGTAGCGCTGGCCAAGACGTTGTCGACGGACGAGTCCCCGCAGTTCATCAACGGCCTGCTGGGCCGGCTGCAGCAGCTGAAGCCTTCGCTGCTCGCGTAG
- the efp gene encoding elongation factor P, with product MATTNDIKNGTVLKLEGQLWNVIEFQHVKPGKGGAFVRTKMRNVMSGKVVDKTFNAGLKIETATVDRRDYQYLYQDGADFVFMDTSDYDQITVSGATVGDATNFMLENQMVNIAIHDGNPLYIELPPSVVLEITYTEPGLQGDRSSAGTKPATLETGYEIQVPLFIENNTKVKVDTRDGSYLGRVTE from the coding sequence GTGGCAACCACTAACGACATTAAGAACGGAACGGTCCTGAAGCTCGAGGGCCAGCTCTGGAACGTCATCGAATTCCAGCACGTCAAGCCCGGCAAGGGCGGCGCCTTTGTGCGGACCAAGATGCGCAACGTGATGTCCGGCAAGGTTGTTGACAAGACCTTCAACGCCGGCCTCAAGATCGAGACCGCCACCGTTGACCGCCGCGACTACCAGTACCTGTACCAGGACGGCGCGGACTTCGTGTTCATGGACACCTCAGACTACGACCAGATAACCGTCTCCGGTGCCACGGTTGGCGACGCCACCAACTTCATGCTCGAAAACCAGATGGTCAACATCGCCATCCACGACGGCAACCCGCTCTACATCGAACTGCCGCCGAGCGTCGTCCTCGAAATCACCTACACCGAGCCGGGCCTGCAGGGCGACCGCTCCTCCGCAGGCACCAAGCCTGCCACGCTGGAAACCGGCTACGAGATCCAGGTTCCGCTGTTCATCGAGAACAACACCAAGGTCAAGGTGGACACCCGCGACGGCAGCTACCTGGGCCGGGTCACCGAGTAG
- a CDS encoding tetratricopeptide repeat protein gives MQGDMSGTSDWPEAGFPGIRINPDTLLPQIVNEDVVRETLGTSTDPADHIFVLLVQGHASEAAELLAEARFKDPESFLLRVFEAEVLSVTHRMDRAIELFRQLLAEAHGTPREALALQYLGRTQYAAGQTSAAVESFTRALDLRVAQSADAAQIYSSTVALQRARDVLDLAC, from the coding sequence ATGCAGGGCGACATGAGCGGCACGTCCGACTGGCCCGAGGCGGGGTTCCCGGGAATCCGAATCAACCCCGATACCCTGCTGCCCCAGATCGTCAATGAGGATGTTGTGCGAGAGACATTGGGCACCTCAACGGACCCCGCCGACCATATCTTCGTGCTCCTGGTCCAGGGCCACGCGTCCGAGGCCGCCGAACTGCTGGCCGAGGCACGCTTCAAGGACCCGGAGTCGTTCCTGCTTCGCGTGTTCGAAGCCGAAGTGCTGAGCGTCACCCACCGCATGGACCGCGCCATTGAGCTGTTCCGCCAACTCCTGGCTGAAGCGCACGGCACACCGCGTGAAGCTCTCGCCCTCCAATACCTGGGCCGGACACAGTACGCCGCCGGCCAAACCTCCGCTGCGGTCGAATCCTTCACCCGCGCGCTCGATCTGCGGGTTGCGCAATCGGCCGATGCCGCCCAGATTTACTCCTCCACCGTGGCCCTCCAGCGGGCCAGGGACGTCCTGGACCTGGCCTGCTAG
- the aroB gene encoding 3-dehydroquinate synthase — MNTQSTVINVTGEGAGNNYGVVVGRGLLGDLPALLGERVRRVLVIHPRALRLTGDTVRDELDAAGFTSLTAEIPDAEEGKHIQVAAFCWQVLGQNDFTRSDAIVAVGGGAVTDLAGFVAATWLRGVKVIHMPTSLLAMVDASVGGKTGINTAEGKNLVGAFHPPAAVLADLDTLDTLPKNEIISGLAEVIKCGFIADPAILDLVEKDPEAVVDPRSDELRELIERAVAVKAKVVSEDLKESGLREILNYGHTLGHAIELVERYSWRHGAAVSVGMMFAAELARSVGRLSDVDADRHRSILEGLGLPVTYRRDRWQGLLDGMRRDKKSRGDLLRFVVLDGIAKPGILDVPDTSLLFAAYQEIAS; from the coding sequence GTGAACACCCAATCAACAGTCATCAACGTCACCGGCGAAGGTGCCGGCAACAACTACGGCGTGGTCGTCGGGCGCGGCCTGCTGGGTGACCTTCCCGCGCTGCTCGGGGAGCGCGTCCGCCGGGTCCTGGTGATCCACCCCCGCGCCCTGCGCCTCACCGGTGACACCGTCCGCGATGAACTCGACGCCGCCGGCTTCACCTCCCTCACCGCCGAAATCCCCGACGCCGAAGAAGGCAAGCACATCCAGGTGGCGGCATTCTGCTGGCAGGTCCTGGGCCAGAACGACTTCACCCGCTCGGACGCCATCGTCGCCGTTGGCGGCGGGGCAGTGACCGACCTTGCAGGCTTCGTCGCCGCCACCTGGCTGCGCGGGGTCAAAGTCATCCACATGCCCACCAGCCTGCTGGCCATGGTGGACGCCTCCGTGGGCGGCAAGACCGGCATCAACACCGCAGAGGGCAAGAACCTCGTGGGGGCCTTCCACCCGCCCGCCGCCGTCCTGGCGGACCTGGATACCCTGGACACGCTGCCGAAGAATGAGATCATTTCCGGCCTGGCGGAGGTCATCAAGTGCGGCTTCATTGCCGATCCGGCCATCCTGGACCTGGTGGAAAAGGACCCGGAAGCTGTGGTGGACCCCCGCTCCGACGAGCTCAGGGAACTCATCGAGCGGGCCGTTGCGGTGAAGGCGAAAGTGGTTTCCGAGGACCTCAAAGAGTCCGGACTGCGGGAAATCCTGAACTACGGACACACCCTGGGGCACGCCATCGAACTGGTGGAGCGGTACTCTTGGCGGCACGGCGCCGCAGTGTCCGTGGGCATGATGTTCGCAGCGGAACTTGCCCGCAGCGTGGGGCGGCTCAGCGACGTCGACGCCGACCGGCACCGGAGCATCCTCGAAGGGCTTGGGCTCCCGGTCACCTACCGCCGGGACCGCTGGCAGGGCCTGCTCGACGGCATGCGCCGGGACAAGAAGTCCCGCGGGGACCTGCTGCGGTTCGTGGTGCTTGACGGCATCGCCAAACCGGGCATCCTCGATGTCCCGGACACCTCGCTGCTGTTTGCGGCCTACCAGGAAATCGCATCCTGA
- a CDS encoding shikimate kinase: MLHRSNTGPVGDRPIVLIGPMAVGKSAIGQQLAQQLGARFVDTDAVIVAGHGSIAEIFAGRGEHAFREIEARTVAHAVEEAEGTPTVISLGGGAVLDSGTQQLISRCTVVYLECDAETVADRIARNSGRPLLAGDAMGRWTAMFATRRPVYERLADITLDVRHGSIPELGGRLEAALRNHAAAKQEVEK, encoded by the coding sequence GTGCTCCACCGCAGCAACACCGGACCTGTCGGCGACCGGCCGATCGTGCTCATCGGCCCCATGGCCGTTGGCAAATCAGCGATCGGCCAGCAACTGGCGCAGCAGCTGGGCGCCCGGTTCGTTGACACGGATGCCGTGATCGTCGCCGGTCATGGATCCATCGCCGAAATCTTCGCCGGCCGCGGTGAACACGCCTTCAGGGAAATTGAGGCGCGGACCGTTGCCCACGCCGTCGAGGAAGCCGAAGGGACACCCACGGTTATCTCACTGGGCGGGGGAGCGGTACTGGACTCCGGGACCCAGCAGCTGATCAGCCGCTGCACGGTGGTGTACCTGGAATGCGATGCCGAAACGGTGGCGGACAGGATTGCCCGGAACTCCGGCAGGCCCCTCCTTGCAGGCGACGCCATGGGCCGCTGGACAGCAATGTTCGCCACCCGCAGGCCGGTCTACGAGCGGCTGGCCGACATCACCCTCGACGTCCGCCACGGCTCGATACCCGAGCTCGGCGGCCGGCTGGAAGCAGCACTGCGGAACCACGCAGCTGCCAAACAGGAAGTTGAAAAGTGA
- the aroC gene encoding chorismate synthase, producing MMRWLTAGESHGPALMGIIEGVPAGVEITSGHIADSLARRRLGYGRGARMKFEQDVVTILGGVRHGITQGGPVAIQVGNTEWPKWEQIMSADPVAAELLADQARNAPLTRPRPGHADFTGMQKYGFDEARPVLERASARETATRVALGTVAAQFLRHLGIELVSHTVSIASVTVPEGRPLPAPGDVIALDADPLRCFDRETSNAMVAEVDAAHKEGETLGGVVEVLAYGLPPGLGSYVHWDRRLDARLAAALMGIQAIKGVEVGDGFLTAARRGSAAHDEIVRDGEGTIVRASNRAGGIEGGMSIGDVLRVRAAMKPIATVPRALRTIDVSTGEPAKAHHQRSDVCAVPAAGVVAEAMVALVLAEAVIEKFGGDSVAETARNIKGYLDNIPASLDSIGQ from the coding sequence ATTATGCGTTGGTTGACTGCCGGTGAATCCCATGGCCCGGCTCTGATGGGAATTATTGAGGGCGTCCCCGCCGGTGTGGAAATCACCAGCGGGCACATCGCAGACTCCCTGGCCCGCCGCCGCCTTGGCTACGGCCGCGGTGCGCGGATGAAATTCGAGCAGGACGTCGTGACCATCCTCGGCGGTGTCCGGCACGGCATCACCCAAGGCGGTCCCGTGGCCATCCAGGTGGGAAACACCGAATGGCCCAAGTGGGAGCAGATCATGTCCGCCGACCCCGTGGCCGCCGAACTCCTCGCCGACCAGGCCCGTAACGCGCCTCTCACGCGCCCCCGCCCGGGACACGCCGACTTCACGGGCATGCAGAAGTACGGCTTCGACGAAGCCCGTCCGGTGCTTGAGCGCGCCAGTGCACGGGAAACAGCCACCCGCGTGGCGCTGGGCACCGTGGCGGCACAGTTCCTGAGGCACCTCGGCATTGAACTGGTCAGCCACACCGTGTCCATCGCCAGCGTGACGGTCCCGGAAGGCCGCCCGCTGCCGGCGCCGGGCGACGTCATCGCCCTGGATGCCGACCCCCTGCGCTGCTTCGACCGCGAAACCTCCAACGCCATGGTGGCCGAGGTGGACGCCGCGCACAAGGAAGGCGAGACGCTGGGCGGCGTGGTGGAGGTCCTGGCCTACGGCCTTCCGCCCGGACTTGGCAGCTACGTGCACTGGGACCGCCGGCTGGACGCCAGGCTCGCGGCCGCTCTCATGGGCATCCAGGCCATCAAGGGCGTGGAGGTGGGCGACGGCTTCCTTACCGCCGCCCGTCGCGGTTCTGCCGCCCATGATGAAATCGTCCGCGACGGCGAGGGCACGATTGTCCGCGCCAGCAACCGCGCCGGCGGCATCGAAGGCGGAATGAGCATCGGGGACGTCCTGCGCGTCCGCGCGGCCATGAAGCCCATCGCCACCGTACCGCGTGCCCTGCGGACCATTGATGTCAGCACCGGCGAACCGGCCAAGGCCCACCACCAGCGTTCCGACGTTTGCGCAGTCCCGGCCGCCGGCGTGGTGGCCGAGGCCATGGTGGCCCTGGTCCTCGCCGAAGCCGTCATCGAAAAGTTCGGCGGTGACTCAGTGGCGGAAACCGCGCGCAACATCAAGGGTTACCTGGACAACATCCCGGCATCCCTGGACTCGATCGGCCAGTAG